A DNA window from Brassica napus cultivar Da-Ae chromosome C1, Da-Ae, whole genome shotgun sequence contains the following coding sequences:
- the LOC111210636 gene encoding uncharacterized protein LOC111210636, whose amino-acid sequence MDSHMDYEQEERYEDLRERNQAPDMYGSMRNYSTTHNPRRNESEFMHRERMPEPRCRKEQRTAGSSDPLIVLVQGLLDRLDHRTGESSEQRPSSSPDYLKMVTLMKKFGTVRYPGGTDPFEASAWLRNLEKNFRAIHCPDNFKKDVAIYYLTKDASDWWDSVEEYYMGREIDWKDFKKEFERKYFPPEAKDRLEIQFLELTQGNRKVREYEADFTKLRKYSPYGARNECALIRRFIRGLRADLASRLQVVKFHSLYELVEIAVNVEECMEKGASHDDACRAISQN is encoded by the coding sequence ATGGATTCACATATGGACTATGAGCAAGAAGAACGATATGAGGATTTGAGGGAGAGGAATCAAGCACCTGATATGTATGGATCAATGCGTAATTATTCAACAACACATAATCCAAGGCGGAATGAATCAGAGTTCATGCACCGGGAAAGGATGCCCGAACCACGTTGTAGGAAAGAACAGAGGACAGCTGGGAGTTCGGATCCTCTTATAGTATTGGTGCAAGGCTTGCTAGATAGACTTGATCATAGAACCggtgaatcatcagagcaaagACCATCCTCCTCTCCTGATTACCTGAAGATGGTCACGTTAatgaagaagtttggaaccgTTAGATACCCAGGAGGAACAGATCCCTTCGAAGCGTCAGCATGGCTGAGGAATTTGGAGAAAAACTTTCGGGCTATCCACTGCCCTGATAATTTCAAGAAGGATGTGGCAATATACTACTTGACCAAAGATGCTTCTGATTGGTGGGATAGCGTTGAAGAATACTATATGGGAAGAGAGATCGACTGgaaagattttaaaaaggaGTTTGAGCGGAAATACTTCCCACCTGAAGCAAAAGACCGGCTGGAGATTCAATTCTTGGAGTTAACTCAAGGCAACCGGAAAGTCAGGGAATATGAGGCGGATTTTACAAAGCTAAGGAAATATTCTCCTTATGGAGCAAGGAATGAATGTGCACTAATTCGAAGGTTTATAAGAGGTTTGCGAGCGGATTTGGCTAGCCGACTGCAAGTAGTGAAGTTTCATAGCCTTTATGAATTGGTGGAGATTGCGGTAAATGTTGAAGAATGTATGGAAAAAGGAGCAAGCCATGATGATGCATGCAGAGCCATCTCGCAGAACTGA